ATCAGACGTGGAGAGAAGACAGGACGAGGCAGCAGCTACTATCATTCAATCATTCCGTCACAAACATACTAGGACAACAAATCAAGGCGGGTTTTCATTACTACTACCATTGACAAGAAAAATAAAAACATTCAAATCAATCATCACACACACCATCTCTGTCGTCTATATGTCGACGGAGCGGAGGGAGAGTGTGTAAGAGTAGTAGTGGAGCCTCTCTCCACCATGTCTTTTGTACCGCCGTGGAATCGGATTCTAACATCCTTATTCACATCACACAGGTCATACATAGGGTCAGAGTGTATGTAAATATATATTATAGTTTTGTTTTCATAAAGAAAGGAGGCTCCACGCACGACACGAGCGAAAAAAGAGTGAAGTGAAGTCAAGCCACAGGTCTGTCCTCAGTCCATGATTATTCTAGTGCATATGTTATTAATATGAGTACGACCCATCCGTGGTGGTACTGGAGTATATGCAGTAAAAATCGTCAACTTGCAAGATAGGTTATGTTCGATCTGATAACCGATTCCAATCCGGCGTTCGTTAACGCAGCAAACGATTAGTTGTCCGAGCTGCATGCGCCCACTCCTCAGTCCTCAGCGAACGATTAGCCTCTTCGCTTGCTTGTAAAtcatcgtaaattttcagtcaggaacagtatttttctctcataccaaatcagccagcagtaaataatccatgatcatTTACGCCCTCCCGAACAAGCCGTAGTTGTCCGAGCTGCATGCGCCCACTCCTATGCTCACCGCTGACGTGAAAGAAAAAAAAGCGAAACATTTATTTAAAAATGCTATAACTTTTAAACGGTGTATCTATTTTTAAATCCGTCTGCACCGGCATGTTCTACGCGACGAGGCGAACAAAACTAGACCTACTTGTATATATTttgaataattttttttctagttAAAATTTATGTGTATTACTTTTGTATAACTTATAACTTAAAACTTATATACATAAGTTGATTGAATAACTTTTTGTTAGTCGGATTCATTCGGTGGCATGACTACACCTGCACGAACGTTccttttttcttcctttttttgttttttaccatttttctcttttttgttaTATATTTATAAGTTATACTACATACTTATTTTGATATATAGTTTTCATATTTCTACTAATATGTTATGATATTAATTTGTACATCTAAGTTTTTTAATATAACTTATACGTCCAACTTTACTCTAAATCATTCATCAAGTTATATATCTAAATTATACAAATAAGTTATACATAAAAGTTTTGTGTATAACTTTGTAGTTTTCTATGAAATTATGTTGATAAGTTTGTTCCGTAAAATATTATACATAAAAGTTATGCATATAACTTTGTCACGTAGTTAGTTATATGTATGAGTTATGTGTGTAACTTTGCCGATAACTTTATAACGTTGAAGGTATATGTTGAAGTCATGTGTATAAGTTATATGTATAAGTTAGACGTTGATGTTTGTTCAACAAGTTATACGTAAAAGTTATGAGTATAACTTTGTAActtccaaaaaaaagaaaagttacataattttttttaccaaaaaaaGGAAAGTTGCGGATTTTTTTACTAAAAATGGAAAGTCGCGGGGTTATCGGATCGTTCACCATATTAGAATCTGGTTGGTGAACGCCCGCTAATTAGCGTGGCTGGATCTGATACCGTCAcgagaaaaaaaaatccatcAAACATAAGTATGCGAAGTGAGCGTTTTTAAGTAGATTAAGGAAGAAACATCCGGTCACCAACATTCAACAAGTGAATGTGTACAGCCATACATACAGAAACAACACTAAGGCCAAACCGAAAACCGGTTACACAATCCAGAACAACTGAAACTAAGTAAAGCAGAACAACTCCTCTAAGAGCTGATGCTAAAACACATAGCCCTTAAGTTTTAATCCTCTTTAGATGTCTCCACCAATGCTTTCCAAAGACTTCCAACATCAAAACTTCCAGTAAATGACAAGCTTCCTTCATTTGTCTTCCCTCTTTCTCTTTAGACAGCTGCGGCCAAAGTCTGATCTAGTATGTCCCTCTGAAAATCAACTGTGAGAAAGAGTTAGTCGTTGTTCTGCTAAACACAGCATCATTTCTACGTAACCATATCGCCCAACACAAAGCTGCTACCCCCACTATTATTTGATTTCTTAGGCTTGGAGGGAAGCTTCTTAGCCAAGAACCAAACATGTGGCTTATATCCTTAGGTGGTTTAATATTAAACGCTAAGAACACAGAATTCCATACCCCCTTAGCGACATGACATTCTAAAAAGAGGTGTTGTATGGTTTCTGCCATGTCACAGAAGTTGCACTTGGTTTCCCCTTTCCAGCCTCTTTTTAACAGATTATCTTTTGTTAAGACCACCTCCCTTTTTAGATACCATGGAAAGATTTTAATTTTTAAAGGCAATTTAGCCTTCCAAAAAGAACATTTCCCTAGATTTCTAGCCCTCCCCGTGATGTCTTTATATAAAGACTGAGTTGAAAAGAGACCATTTTTACTTAGCCGCCAAAGAAAAACATCTTAATTCTCATTCAACTTGATTGAAAGTACTAGAGCAACTAGTCTAAACCAGTATCGCAATTTCTCCCATAGGAGTGCCCTCCTAAACGCCATgttaaggggagttgtacctagTACATTGGCCACCGAAACATTCTTCCTTCTTGCTATTCTATATAGACCTGGAAATTGTAAACTTAAAGGCTCTTGGCCTGTCCAAAGATCTTCCCAAAATCTAGTTTGGTTTTCACTGTTGACTTTAAACTTTCCCTTTTCTAGAAATAGAACTTTAACATCCATGAGACCTATCCAGAAGTGTGAGTCTCCTGGTTGCTTCTTCACCTGAGACAAgcatttgttattttttaaaTACTTGTTTCTTAGAACCTTTTGCCAAAGGCCATCCTCATTCAAAAGCTTGAATAGCCATTTACTGAGTAGACACAAATTTTGGACTTCAAGGTCTAAAATTCCTAACCCACCCAAACATTTTGTTTGACACAGGATGTCCCACTTGGCAAGTCTATACTTCTTCTTATGTTCGTCGCACAGCCAAAAAAATCTGGATCTATAATAATCCAATTTTTAACTATTCCTTTAGGAATCGGTAGAAAGGACAACATATACATTGGTAGGCTGGACAAAACCGAATTGATTAAGACTAGCCTACCTCCTGACGACAAAAGCTTCCCCTTCCAACTGCTAAGCTTCTTTTGAAAACGCTCTTCTATAAGTGCCCAATCTTTCTTCAACAACCTACGAAAATGCATGGGTATACCTAGATACTTGAAGGGTAAAGTCCCTTGGTTACACCCAAACAGCTCAGAAAATTCCTTACTCCTCTCTTTAGCCAAACCAAACCAAAACAACTCACTCTTATGGAAATTGATTTTTAACCCTGCTAATTTTTCGAACGCCGTTAATAACAGCTTCAAGTTCTTAGCTTCCTCTAAATCATTTTCCATAAGCAGAATCGTATCATCGGCATACTGCAAAATGGACAAACCCTCATCCACCAGATTAGATACTAGCCCCATGAGACAGCCTCCTTGCTTTGCTCTAGAGATAAGAATGGCTAGCATATCAGCCACTAAGTTAAAAAGAATAGGCGAGAGAGGATCTCCCTGCCTAAACCCTTTTATGGTCTAGAAAAAATGCCCTATTTCATCATTAACTTTGACTCCTACACTCCCACCACTCACAATAGCTTCAATCCATTTACACCATGTCGGCGAAAAGCCCTTCATTCATAAGGTTTATTGTAGAAAGGGCCAGTTAACCTTATCATAGGCTTTCTCAAAGCCTAATTTTAGGATTAGACTGTCTTTCCTTTTGCGATAAAGTTCGTGTATTGTCTCATGAAGCACCACTACTCCCTCCAAAATATTTCTCCCTAGCATGAAAGCCGTTTGAGAAGGATTTATTACAGTATCTGCCACCTTTGTCAATCTGTTAGCTAGGACTTTTGTAAAAATCTTAAAACTAACATTGAGACAATAAATTGGCCTATACTGTTGAATCTTTTTAACTTCCTTTTGCTTAGGGGTCAGTGATATAATCCCGAAGTTCAGACTTAAGATGGGCAAGTCCCCGCTACGGAAATCTTTAAACATGGCCATTAGGTCATTTATTAAACTCCAAAATACCTGGTAGAACTCCACTGGGAAACCATCAGGACCCGGGGCTTTGTTGTGTTTCATTTGAAAAATAGCTTCCCTTACTTCCTTCTCAGAAAACTCGCCAGTCAGTCGAACATTTTCCGCCTCACTGACCTGTGGAATATCTCCCATTTGTGTCTCATCAAGAGAGAAGACATTTCTCTGCGAGGCACCAAAAAGGTCCTTGTAATACTTTGTTATAAAGTTCCTCAAGTTTTCCTCTCCTTCAATTACTCCCTCGTCTTGTTCTAATCTAAATATTCTAGTTTTCCTTCTTTTACCATTGGCTATCATGTGAAAGTAGTTCGTATTATTATCACCTTGCAATAGCCCTTTGGTTTTTGATCTTTGAAACCATTTGATTTCTTCAGTTCTGAGCAAATGGGCTATCCTTTCTTTCACACTTTGTTTTAGGTCGGTTTCAGGTTGACCTAGGGGCTGCGATTCCGCCTTTCTGTCCAGTTCATCAGCAATCTTAAACAATtcctgtttttcttttttatagttAACAttatgtaacaccctcagtgttacaccctaaacaaaccactaaaccatgtcatgagcatcatgtttatatgataaagcatgtgataaagtgtgtagatcaatttcttgtaataTAAAATAACTAATAAAAGTGTttaatgaaagttgattcaatagctcatgtatatcgagtagggttgaaaaccaatttttattgagcaaaaatattatagaacatgtatgtgaccctaaataaagtttgaagtataaactttgtagaggacaatgcaactcttgtcttagaaaaataatattgctagcttgtatttctaatagcttagaaatcgaacttgaaatcaaattcagcccAAGACAACAAGTTCTTGTCTGAAAACAGTGTGACAATGcaatgttggtgaattaattcaggaaaatatagctaaaggtcaatgctgtgtttttgctccttatggtagactgatgtaccctctttagcatggtcgaggtagtttagcttcaactgtgttaggttagtttttagacgcgctttaaaattcatgcacgtcatATGCCTGGCCTGTGTGCACGGTCACCTTGCGTGGCTGGCCGCGTCCCGCGCGCCGTGGTGCCGAGCCCGGTCGGCCTGTCTGGCCGTGGGTTGGCTGTGGCCGGCCCCAGCGGGCCACTGTCGTCGCCCTGCAGCTGCTGGCCGTCACGCTACTGCCCCACCTCGCTGTTgcgctgctgccaccactgcCACCCTTTCTGCCTCGCGCTGTGGTGCTGCTGCTATCCTTCTCACCATCACACGCGTGGGCTTGTCCCTGCTGCCGGCGCCGTCACCTCTTCGTCGCGTCCACACTCTCTGCAATTCTACGTCGCTGCCTGGCCTGCCCGATGGCACTGCCACTGCCGCGCGCGCACATGGCGCACTCACTGAACCGGCACAAGGCCATGCCCGCAGCCATAGTATCCCCACGTGCCCCTTAGCCCCACCGCGACAGTCGTAGTCCCAACCGTCATCGTCTTTAAGCACGTCGTGCCGGTGTGCAAGCTgaccccctccctcccctttctTGTCGTTTCCACCCGACGCGACGCCATTCAATAAATCCAGCAGGGAGAGGTCACCATTGCCCGATTCGTCGCGTCCCTAGCTCCGCCATTGACCCCCTTAGCCATCTGACCCCATCTAGCCTTGAAGCGAGCacagccaagctccaatttggactTTTTTCTCgccgccgtgccgataaggccgagCTCGGCCATTGCCATGGGCAGTCCTCCATCTATCCACCCCGATCCAATCCAAGTGCATCGCTAGCTTCGCTTCCACCTCTACGTCGCCATGTGCTCCTTAGCCGTACCTCTACCGCTACCCCAGCGCTACTGACGCAGTCGTGTCTGCCGTGGTGCGCCGCCGTGCCGCTCGGTCGCACGTGACCGGCCTCGCTCAGGCAGTCCCCGACTGTACCGTCACCTCGGCCAGGTCCATGGTGAGCCCCTGCTGCTCGCACGCTAGCTGGTTAAGCCGGTAGTTGTCCTAGCTCACCAAAACACCGCCGCCGTTGTGACAGAACCGTCAAATTCATACAAgctcaagtacggctgtccccatttaacacgttgacacgcacatactttcacttatataaacccgttagtccgccgagtgtcacgaaggacctcgataaatcaacatcacaaccaagatcgcacgattaagcaaatacacatcatatacacgcACTTGCAGCGGAaaaaatattacaaatgggttcacaaataatagtacaagtttgggttttcaaaaccggttaagggaaacaacatagcttttaaatgattacattaatataagttccaaatacattgctaccATAAGTGACAAAACCCGCAAGGTAACAAGAAATGTCACTTCACAAAAGCTCATGAAGTGGTTAGGAACGAAGGATGTTGAGAGAGCATTTGGTGTTTTTTTTAGCAACAACAACGGGGACGATGAGTCCCCACCTGATTATATTACCACTGATTCCAGACAATTTTGTTGGGTGGAGGGCCGTAGCCCGGGTTTAGGCATGGCGCCAATTACATGAATACGATACAAGAACCAAAGGAAAAGATAGAGGTTACATTACATCCAAACTATAGAGCTCCAGAAGTAAGACAGCAGAGGAGCATTTGGTGTTTTGCAGTCACACTTTCCCATGATTAGGGTCCTGTAAGATTCCAGAACAAGGAGACTATGGTATACTTTGACAGCGTGTGTGATCATGCATAATATGATAATTGAGAATGTGAGAAATGAAGACATTGTTGGGCGCTATGGCAATGATCAAGATGTGGGGGTAAGAAGCCGAGGGAGGAGGAATACCAATGCCGTAATCCAGTTGTGTTGTCAGAGTTTCTCAAGATATACAGGGAGATTGAAGATAAAGAGGGACATGAGAAATTTTGAAACGATCTTGTGGAACATCTGTTGTTTAATTGTTTTGGTAGACTTCATTTGTGTTGGATTATGTCATTTGATTTGATGAGATGTCATGAACTATATATGTCACAATGGACTATATCATCAAATTCGGACTAAATTTGAACTTTAATTTAAATTTGAACATTCATGCATAAATTTAAATATGGTTTCTTCATAGTAAAATCATAAATAATTTATTATTTATTGTGGTGTTGCCAAATGCATATGTACAGATGGTGAAAATATATGGAGTAAATGTCCTGATCTCAAAAATAAGAGAGCCTTGAAATCAATGTCAATGGTTTCTGATGATTCCAGGGCTTCGTTGGAGTTGCTCCGATGTAAGCAAACAGGATCCGTGGTTGGCCTGCCCCTGCATCTGCATCACATGTGAGGTGTGAGCTCTGCCTGACGTAGCGTGCGAGCGGCCGGTCAACGGTCTCCGTCGTCTTCATTCCCTTCCGTGCGGACGGACGCCATACGTACGGATGCAGACATAGCCTGGTGATAGCCAGAAGGGAAGGACGTCGTGCTCGTGCATGCATGCGGATGGAGAAAAACGCTCTGGCTTCTCAAACAAACTCTCCCAATGGCAAGCCAACCACTGGTGTGTGTCTACCCTCCCCATGTCGTCGTCGCCGTCTCCTTCGCTATTCGATATGTACATAAATAGACGTCTTCCTCTGCCCCTGCacgcgatcgatcgatcgatcggttAGCTTATTTGCCTCTCGTCGTCAATAACCAACCGACCACCACCGCCGTACCAATTCAAGCAAGCGCGCGGCCGCCATGGCACAGGAGAGCAGCGACGTCGTAGTCAAGTGTGCCACCAAGGCCGCCACAAGCGACGAAGATGGGGCCGCCGTCGCTGCCGCGGTGGCGCCCCCGGGGCCGGCAGCCAGCGCCACTGCCACGCCCTTCAAGTTCAACGTGCACGCGCCGGAGTTCGTGCCCATGtcgcccgccgccgccagcccCACCGCCAGCCCCATGTCGGCGCCGGCGGGGGGCTACTACTCGCCCTTCATGCAGATGCAGCCGGGCCTCGCGCCCGCCGACTGGAGCTTCTTCCATGACCACGAGCCCGTGTTCTTCATGCCCGACTTCGCGCACGCCAAGTTCGGCgcggccaccgccaccgccaccgccgctgctgctgGGAGCAACAGTGCTCAGGCCAAGGGGACCGCCGCCACCACGGACGTCGCACAGAAGATTGTCAAGCAGGTAGGTGCCTGTTCTGCCTTTTACTAATCTCACGCATGATGAAATTAAACTCTGAtgcaatgcatgcatgcaagtgaccaacaagtaagtTCATTCGCTGCTCCTTTTGCACTTGGACACATACACAGGTTGAGTACCAGTTCAGCGACATCAACCTGGTGGCAAACGAGTTCTTGCTCAAGATTATGAACAAAGACACAGAAGGCTATGGTAAGTAGTATAGCAGTACCAGCTACGAGATAGTCTGCATGCTAGTCTCCCAGATTAGAGATTGTGTCACAATGTCAGTTAGACTGATGACACATCTATCCTAGCTAGAAAGAAGGCCAATAATGTTCAGTTCAGGCTGCATTCTCAAATTAAGTGATGGAACAATGAAACCTTGTTGCATTGTCTTGTCCAGTTCCCTTGTCAGTCATTGCATCCTGGAAGAAGATCAAGTCCCTTGGGGCAACCAACCAGATGCTGGTGAAGGCTCTTCGCACCTCCACAAAGCTTGTAAGCAGCAGCCCATGTCTGTAAATGTGAAATGAAACCCTGCTGGCCTCGTATCAAAGATCGAACTATGATAATGATGAAGCTCTTTGGTTCCTTGTGCAGAATGTCAGTGACGACGGCAAGAAAGTCCGGCGCAGGCAGCCATTCACGGAGAAACACAAGGAAGAGCTTCAGGTCAGTTTGTCAGTGGCTTGGCTCTTCAACTTGAAACGTGTCCTCCGATGGTCCTACATCTCTGAGTTCTGATCAGCAAGCATGCAGTAAACAATAATAATACACAACTGAAACTCGTGTTAAATTCCTGCAGTCCCGCATGATCATAGCGGAGAATTTGCCAGAGGACTCGTCTAGGAACAGCCTCGAGAAGATCTTTGGCGTTGTCGGCAGGTCAGCAAGGCACACAAACAATTACTACTACTCAAACTGCACACCACACAGCATGGGTTTCAGATACATACagtaatgcatgcatgcatgtaagagATGAACTAACACTGAGTGCCATGCAATGCATGTACCTgttgatgcatgcatgcagtgtGAAGAACATCAAGATATGCCATCCACAAGAGCCTAGCACTGCAAGGGCTTCCAAGTCCGACACGCTAGTCAGCAACAAGGtatttcattcattcatccatcctAAACCGAACCATTAATTCAAGGCACCATATACAGCCATATGGAGTATATACATATACAGGAGGTTCACTGACACTCTTTTTACCTTGTTTTTTTACACTATCATATCCTTAAAAAAAAAGATGCACGCACTTGTGGAGTACGAGACGTCACAGCAAGCCGAGAAAGCAGTGAGTGCCTAGTAATTAATTTCCAGGAACAGGAATAATCTAATTAATTTGATTACCTTTGATGTGTACCATACCAGGTGGAGAAGCTGAATGACGAACGGAACTGGAGGAAAGGGCTCCGTGTCCGCACAGTGCTCAGGCGCTCGGTTTGTTTGATCCTCGAACTTCATTTCCTCTCCTTGAGTTCGTTATCTGCATCTGCGTGCATTCAGTAACAATGCATGCATGTTTTTGATTTGCATTGCAGCCCAAGTCAGTGATGAGGCTGAAACGGGCAGATTTCGACCACTTTGTGGGCTCCGACGACGACTCGCCGCACTCCTCCCAGATGTCATCCGACTCCCCTACAGCAGACTACTCTTCAcctgcagctgctgctgctgccgaggcggcggcggcggcagcagctcaTGGTCACGCTCACgtccagcagcaacagcagcatcAGGAGGATCAGCAGCAGCAGAATGGTGGGGGCAAGCAGAAAGGGTGGGCTCGAGGACGAGGGACGACAAAGCTGCACATCACGGCGCCGCAGAGCCCGCAGTCGGCTCCCGCGGGCATGGCCGGCCACTTCGACCCGTCCAGCCCCCGCACCTCGTCGTCGTCGCAGAAGCAGTGCCCGTCCAGCCCCGGCAGCAGGCAGCAGgtggctgctgctgcctctgcctCCTCCCAGAAGTGCCCCTTCAGCCCCAGACATCAGCCTCATCCTCCCCAGGGGCCCAGGATGCCCGACGGCACGCGCGGCTTCACCATGGGCCGGGGCAAGCCGGCGGCAGCAGCACCAACGTCGCCGGCAGCAGCAGCTGCGCGAGCGACTCCTGCTCCtgtccttgtttagtttcacctcTCACTTTTTCACTTCCTCCTATTTCATTAATTTTCTCTGCCTGTCTGATTGGTTAATGCATCAACTCTGTATCTCTAAAGATACAAGCGGttgagcttttttttttttttttttttattaaGGTTGTTTAAATAAAGTTGCCTGGCTGCTGCTGGCATACTGATGACGGGCTATAGATAGATAGAATAGAAAGGTGTTGCGAGTTGCGACCATGAAAATATATTGCCTGGAACAGTGATCATCTTAATTATTATTTTAACAATAAAGAATTACCATTCCAATGTTTCACTTCCAACAAGATAATTAACAGTGGCTGCACAGCAGTTTCATCAAGCATGGAGGTTAAACTTGCATTGCTTCACATATCATGTTTTGGGACCGAGTGCTGAGTGCATTGTTGACCCAAATGCGATGCTAGATCAGATATATTTAGCTTATTACTAATAATATGGTGCATGACTGAACAAGAATTGCACTTTATCTTAGCTTTTCCCCTGTACTCAGCTTGTCAAAAGTCCAAGATTGCTACATATGAGCTTTTCTACTATTCATTGCTCGGAAAATGATTTGCTCCTCACCTAAGAAATtctaaccccccccccccaacacacacccacccacccacccacccacccacccacccactccTCTAATTGATAATGTCGCAAATCGCCTCCTAGGATGGAAGGCCTCCTTAGCTTGATGATAATGGTTCCCGTGGTGTTGACTAACATTTATCTTAGGGTGTGTCTCCTGCGTAGTCGACTGATAGTTAGCAAACCATCCGTCGTCTTCTCCCTGCAGCGCCTTCTTCTCCCTCATCAGCGCCCTgcctcccccacctcctcccctgCGTAGTCGACTGATAGTTGACTAACATTTATATTAGGTATGTAGTTTGTAGATTAAACTAATATGATTTAATTATTTGTGTCTAGTTCAAACTATAAAGAAAACAAGCCACCTAAATGACCTTAATGTACCTCTTACTCTAGATTCAAGATTTCTTGAAGTTACAAATACATATTAGCTTGAAATATGTGGATTTTTATTGGTGGTGGGGGCTCAACCAAATAGGACTCTAGTATCCTACTCTACTTTC
Above is a genomic segment from Miscanthus floridulus cultivar M001 chromosome 3, ASM1932011v1, whole genome shotgun sequence containing:
- the LOC136544947 gene encoding la-related protein 6C-like, with the protein product MAQESSDVVVKCATKAATSDEDGAAVAAAVAPPGPAASATATPFKFNVHAPEFVPMSPAAASPTASPMSAPAGGYYSPFMQMQPGLAPADWSFFHDHEPVFFMPDFAHAKFGAATATATAAAAGSNSAQAKGTAATTDVAQKIVKQVEYQFSDINLVANEFLLKIMNKDTEGYVPLSVIASWKKIKSLGATNQMLVKALRTSTKLNVSDDGKKVRRRQPFTEKHKEELQSRMIIAENLPEDSSRNSLEKIFGVVGSVKNIKICHPQEPSTARASKSDTLVSNKMHALVEYETSQQAEKAVEKLNDERNWRKGLRVRTVLRRSPKSVMRLKRADFDHFVGSDDDSPHSSQMSSDSPTADYSSPAAAAAAEAAAAAAAHGHAHVQQQQQHQEDQQQQNGGGKQKGWARGRGTTKLHITAPQSPQSAPAGMAGHFDPSSPRTSSSSQKQCPSSPGSRQQVAAAASASSQKCPFSPRHQPHPPQGPRMPDGTRGFTMGRGKPAAAAPTSPAAAAARATPAPVLV